The Plasmodium knowlesi strain H genome assembly, chromosome: 4 genome window below encodes:
- a CDS encoding dynein light chain, putative, whose product MNSENLSQNLKKHMQSLLIRKSDIPYYNQNNIVDIITGVLDKYSDANTNEINVENAIKNIKENLDKSFGAGWICLIGESFSFNISAKENSFLFCFYQGYLAIVVYKC is encoded by the exons atgaactcGGAAAATCTATCGCAGAATTTGAAGAAGCATATGCAAAGCCTATTAATAAGG AAATCCGACATACCCTATTACAACCAGAACAACATCGTAGATATCATCACCGGTGTTCTGGACAAATATTCGGATGCGAACACGAACGAAATTAACGTCGAA AATGCcataaaaaacataaaagaaaatttggaCAAGAGCTTTGGAGCGGGCTGGATATGCCTGATTGGGGAGTCTTTCTCTTTCAATATTTCGGCGAAG GAAAACTCCTTCCTATTTTGCTTCTATCAAGGCTATTTAGCTATCGTGGTGTATAAATGCTGA